The DNA window GACACAATCACTACTATGCGTCGCAAATTGCCTCCAATGCAGGTAGGACAACACGGTCAGTTACAGGAATGGTTTCAGGACTGGGATAATCCGGAAGATCATCACCGCCATATATCTCATCTTTGGGGATTGTATCCGGGATATCAGATTTCTCCATATAGAACTCCGGTTTTGTTTGAAGCTGCAAAGAATACATTGATTCAACGTGGCGACCCGTCAACCGGATGGTCTATGGGGTGGAAAGTTTGTTTCTGGGCTCGTATGCTGGATGGAGATCATGCCTATAAATTGATTAAAAACCAGCTTACTTATGTAAGTCCTGAAGTGCAGAAAGGTCAGGGAGGAGGAACCTATCCAAACCTGTTCGATGCTCATCCACCTTTCCAGATTGATGGTAACTTCGGATGTACTGCCGGTATTGCGGAAATGCTTGTACAGAGTCATGATGGTGCGGTTCAATTATTGCCATCGTTACCGGGTGAATGGAAGAAAGGAACCATCCGTGGATTAAGAACTCGTGGAGGATTTGAAATACTTGAAATGAAGTGGGCAGACGGTAAACTTGTTTCGGCTAAAGTAAAATCGACTATCGGAGGAAATCTTCGTATACGTTCTTATGTGCATTTAGCAGGCTTGCAGGAAGCTAAGGGTGAAAATAGTAATCTTCTGTTTAAAACACAGGAAGTGCTTCGTCCGATGATTAGCGAACGTGCTCCTTTAAAGGGTACACAACTTACTCCTTCTTACGAGTATGATGTTCAAACACAACCGGAACAGATTGTAGAATTAATAGCAAAATAGGGTATCAGGTATGAAAAGGTTTTTATATTGTTTTTTGCTGATTATCTTTATAACAGCACATGGGGAAGCAAAAGTTAATCAGTGGGATAAAATGAAGGAGGTATACGAAAATATACCTCTTCCAACTTTTCCTGATAAAACTTATCTTATTACCGATTATTATAACGGAACAGATTCTTTATATACAAGCGCCATTAACAAGGCGATATCGGTTTGTTCTGCTCAGGGGGGAGGAGTTGTAGTTATTCCGGATGGAGTGTATAAAACAGCTCCCATCAGAATGAAATCGAATGTGAATCTGCATCTGTCAGATAAAACAGTTCTGAGGTTTACTACCGATTATAATCTTTTTGATACGGTATTAACACGCATAGAAGGTATCGACTGTTATAACATATCTCCGTTGATTTATGCTTATGGTGAAACCAATATGGCTATTACCGGTAATGGTGTAATGGACGGAATGGCTACTGAAGCGAACTGGTTTAGTAAAGAACGAATCAGTGGAGTTGTTCTTGATAATGGAAAGAAAGTAGCCGAGAAGACCGTGCTTTATGAAATGAAAGAAGATTCTGTTCCTTTTGAGAAACGTGTATTCAAAGGAAAGACTGGTATGCGTCCTCAGTTTATAAATCTCTATAAGTGTAAGAATGTTCTTTTAGAAGGATTTACGTTGAATCGTTCTCCATTCTGGCTGATTCATCCATTGCTTTCAGAGAATATCACAGTCAGAAAGGTGAAAATGCAAAGTCACGGTTATAATAACGATGGCTGCGATCCTGAATCGTGCAAAAACATTCTGATTGAAGATTGCGATTTTGATACGGGAGACGATTGTATAGCGATTAAATCGGGACGTGATGAAGACGGACGTTACTGGAATATTCCCAGCGAAAATATTATTGTGCGTAACTGCAGAATGAAGGATGGACATGCCGGAGTAGCCATGGGTAGTGAAATTACCGGAGGATGCTATAATGTGTGGGTGGAAAATTGCCTGATGGATAGTCCTAATCTGAGCCGTATCATTCGTATAAAATCAAATGCCATTCGTGGAGGCGAGGTGAAGAATGTGTATGTAAGAAACATCACCGTTGGTCAGTGCGACGAATCCATACTAGGAATGGAAATGAAATACTGGCATGTGGACGATGGTCCGTATCCTCCCTATTTTCATAACATCTATTTAGAGAATATAAAGAGCAACAAGAGTCGTTATTTATTGCATCTGGATGGGTTTGCCAATAAGATTCAGGCTCGTGATATCTTTATTAAGAATTGCGACTTTCAGGGGATTACAGTTCCCGAAATCAATGCCGTGACGGGAGTCTCAAACATTCATTTTGAGAATGTAAAAGTGAACGGAAAAGATTATAAAGGTATGTAGAGAAAATCAATAAGGTTATATTTTTATTTATTGGCCAATAATGTCTTGCCCATTCACCAATAAATTTGGATTATTGGGCATGTATTTTATACATTTGTACGTAATACGCACATACTATTAATATCAAAATATCAATGAAAAAACTATTTACTTGTATCACAGTGCTTTTCTGTCTGTTGGCTGTGCCTGCATTGGCAGAAAACTATCCTTATCAGAATAACGTGCTTTGGGTTACCACTCCCAATCATGCCGACTGGCTTTATAAAACGGGTGAGAAGGCTACTGTTACTGTGGCCGTTTACGAATATGGCATTCTACAAGATGGCTTACAGGTTTCTTACAGTATCGGTCAGGATGAGCTTGATCCCGATGCCAAAGGTACAGTTACTCTGAAAGGTGGTAAGGCTGAAATTGCTCTGGGAACAATGAAAAATCCCGGTTTCCGCGATTGCCAGATGAGTGTAAAGCTGAAAGGCCGTACATTTAATCATCATATCAAGGTGGGATTCTCTCCTGAAAAACTGGAACCATACACACAGATGCCTAAGGATTTCAAGGAATTCTGGAAAACAGCTCTCGACGGACAGACTAAATGCCCAATGAATCCTGAGGTAAAGTACGTCAGCGAATTCTCTTCCGATAAAGTGGACTGCTATCTTGTGAAATTACAATGCTACAAACCTGGACAATTTATTTACGGCTATCTTACTAAACCGAAAAATGCAGGTAAGTATCCTGTTGTGGTATGTCCTCCGGGAGCAGGTGTAAAGCACATGGACCCAACTAAAACATTGTTCTATGCCGAGTCTGGCTGTATTCGTTTCGATATGGAGATACATGGCATCGACCCTTCTTTGAGCGCTGAAGTTTATAAGGATATTACACGTGCCTTTGGCGATCATCATCCCAATGGTTATCTGGCTAATGGCATCAACGATCGCGATACATATTACATGAAAAAGGTCTACCTGGCATGTGTTCGTGCGGTTGATTATCTCTGCTCTCAGCCTGAATGGGATGGTAAGAATGTAATTGCTCAGGGAGGTAGTCAGGGTGGAGCACTCTCTCTGATTGTTACCGCACTCGATCCTCGCATCACTTTGTGCGTAGCCAATCACCCCGCTTTAGCCGATATGGCAGCTTATGCCGAAAAAGGTCGTACCGGTGGATATCCACACTTTGTCCGCAAATACCAAGGCATTGAACTTACTCCCGAGGTAATAAAAACGCTTTCTTACTATGACGTGGTTAATTTTGCCCGTTGCATTAAGGTTCCTGTGTTTATGACATGGGGTTATAACGACAACGTTTGTCCTCCTACAACCAGCTATAGTGTTTATAATGTACTCTCTTGTCCGAAGGAAGCATTACTTACTCCGGTCAACGAACATTGGGTCTCCACAGAAACCCGCTACGACCAGTTGGACTGGATTAAGAAGCATTTGAAATAAGCATCCCGAAAGCAGCTTCTTATGTAGCTTCGTGTATTTTTATCCCTAAGATATAAAATATATTTGCAGAGTTGGTAATGTTAGTTGATATAAAAAGCAAGCTATTTCAAAACTTATTTTTAGTTTTGAAATAGCTTGCTTTAATTTATCTTTTAATCTCTCTTTTAGTTATTATTGAGCATCATAAATCTGATGATAAAAATAACCGTAAAGAAACTATTCCATGAAAGAGAGTTGCATCATTGCTTTTGCTGTTTTTAATCAGCATTATTTTTTCATCAATTCTTTCACAGCAGCTTCAATTTGCTGATCACGGCCGGAAGACATAATATCAGGGCTATTGGTAACTTTAATGTCCGGTTCCATCTGATTGTTTTCACAGAACTTGCCATCAGGAGTACGCCATCCGCCCATTGGAATGCCGAAGTAAATAGTAGGATCAATCTGAGTTTCCCACCATACAAAAGTTCCGGTTCCCGGTACAGGCATACCCAATGTTTTGCCAACTCCTTTCAGCTTGTAAGCTACAGGGAAGAGGTGTGCATCAGAGTAATTGCTTTCTCCCATCAAAACAATGGATGGTTTTTTCCATTTATTCTGTGGCTCGGAACCAACATACTGGCCATGAGGTATAATGTCGCAATAGTTTTTGCCATTCAGGAAATCGGAAAGTTGTTCATGAATATTGCCACCACCATTAAAACGGGTATCAATGATCAAAGCCTGCTTTCCTATATTTCGTCCAAGAGCCTCTTCAACAACAGTACGCATACTTTCATCATCCATTGAACGCACGTGAATATAGCCTACTTTACCATTCGAAAGTTCTTCAACCTCATTACGACGGTTTTTTACCCAACGCTTATAAAGCAATTCACCTTCCTCACCAGATGAGATAGGTTTCACACTTTCTTCCCATCGTTTGTTTGTTGACGGATTGTAAACAGATAAAAGAATCAGTTTGTCCACCTTTCGGTTAAGTAACTGATAGAAATCGATAGAATCGGTTGACTGTCCGTCAATTTTTTCAATGATAGTACCTGCTATAACCTTTGATACAGCTTTGTCAAGTGGACCTTGTTCAATAACCTCTGCTATACGAAGTCCTTTACCGGTGTAACCATAATCGAAGAACACACCAAGTGAAGCAGTCTGATCCGTTAGCGACTGGTAATTTCTATATCCACTACCGGTATGCGAAGCATTCAATTCACCAAGCATTTCGCTCAACATCTCAGAGAAATCATAGTTGTTGGTTAAGTAAGGAAGAAATCTTTTATACTCTTTATAATAAAAGTCCCAATCCACTCCGTGAAGACTTTCAACATAAAATTTCTCTTTCAGCTGTCTCCATGCATGATCAAAAATATAATTGTTCTCAGCAGTCTTGTTTAGCATCATCTCACCGTTAGTTTTCAGTGTTTCCGATTTGCCCGACTCTGTATTAACCTTCATAGCTTTGCCATCTGCCAGCAGGAAGATGAATTTACCATCGGTAGAAAGCTCCATTGAAGGATTTCTTACTCCAAGTTTTGCCAGTATTTTAGTCTCTTTGGTTCTTAATTCAGTAACCCAAAGATCGTTTCCTTTTTCAAAAGAAGTGAGATAGAAAAGCTTCTCTCCATCCTTTGAAAGAATCCAGTCATTAGCAGATGATGTATGAGTGGTAATCTTCTTCTTACGCTCAGTAAGATTTACCCAGTCAATCTCAATTTCCTTTTTCAGAGAATCTTTTTTCTCTTTTTCCTTATCTTTATCTTTCTTCTTGTCTTTATCCTCTTGTTCTCTCAGCAAAGCAAATTCTTCTTTTGAAAGATTAGAACGATCGAACGCTTCTTTAGAGAAAAACATGGCATAAACATCACCGCTAATAGGATTGCCACCCTGCTGAAAAGCACCATCCCGGGTAGATGCCCATATCATTGCTTTTCCATCCATAACCCATTTAGGAGTAAAGCTGTAATATCCGCTTAGAGTAAGGTCCTGAATCTGACCTTTACCATCAGAGGCAACCAATCCAATTGCAGGATGCATTACACGTTCAGGATAACCAAACTGTACCAGGAACCATTTTCCGTCGGGCGACCATTTGTAATACTGATCACCATCAGCATACGAATAGTTCTTATCGGCAGTCATAATGGTACGAGTCTTCTTCGATTTCAGATTAATAACCTTCAGTACAACACGGTTTTCCAGATAAGCAACCTCTTTACCATCGGGCGAGAATTCCGGTTGAAACTCTTCTGCGTCAGTAGTAATTACAGGCTCTTCCTTCAGAGTAGTCGATACATAGAAGTAAGGTTCCTCTTTTCGTGCAATGGTTGTTGTGTATATATTCCAGCTGTTATCTTTCTCGGCAGCATACACCAGTGAACGTCCATCAGGGCTGAAGCTAACACTTCTTTCCTGCCAGGGAGTGTTGGTAATGCGTTTGGTAATACCTCCTTCAATGCTCGATACAAATATTTCACCTCTAAACACATAAACAAACTCTTTACCGTTTGGCGATAGTCTGGCTTCAGTAAAGTTGCTGTTAACCTGCATGTTTTTCTCAATAGGAGTACGACCATCATTAGCAATTGTAATATTTACTTTCTGTGGTTCACTACCAGGTTTTAGTGTATAAATCTCACCATTATAGCTAAAACAAAGCGTATTATTTGCAGAACTGGTAAGGAATCTCACAGGATGATTGCTCAGATGAGTCAGTGCCTGATTGCTGGAAGGATTACTAAGAGAGCTCTTAAACACGTTGAATGATCCGTTTTGTTCGCTCAGATAATAAAAATCATTATTATTAGAATCGAATACAGGATTCCGGTCTTCACCGTTGAACTGAGTCAGCTTTGTGAATTGCTTGTTGCTATAATCATAAGACCATATATCGTGCGCTATAGATGAAGTATGATGCTTCCTCCAAAGATTCTCATAACCTTTTACATCATCAAAGATCAGTTTGTTGCCAGTTGAAGTAATAGTGGCATTAAGGGCAGGAGTAGTAAGAACCTGAGAAACTTTTCCTCCTGCAACAGGAACGCTGTAAAGTTCATTAATCAATGAAATAGGGAACTGTGCATTTGTTACGAGATCCTGTCTGTAAGCACTAAATAATACATCCATATTGTCGGCAGTAAAAGTGGTAGGCACTTCGTTTCCTGAATGGAACGTGAGTCGTTTGGCCTCACCGCCGGTAGCTGGCATAACATAAACATCGAAATTGCCGTAGCGGTCGGCTGCAAAAGCAATGCTCTTTCCGTCCTTGCTCCATACCGGACAATATTCATAAGATTCGCTAATTGTCAGAGGATATGCAACGCCTCCATCTGACGGTACAGAATAGATATCACCTTTATAAGTGAATAAGATTGATTTCCCATCTGGCGATATAGCTGTATATCTCAGCCAAAGAGGATTGTTTTGGCCCCAGGCACAAATTGTCAGCATTGTGACAAAAAGAAACGCATAAATTTTTTTCATCTTTAGATATCCGTTAATTATAAAAATGTATGTAAAGTTATAGTAAGAATTATATAATAGTAATAAGCTGTGAAATCTATACAAAGATAGATTATTTAATTTGTATAATTATAGAATTGTAACTGAATTATTATAAACAATAATACATTTGAGGTAACAGTATTGACACAAACTTGTTACTTAGCTTTAACCTTTCGTTCATATTATGTTAATATCAATTAAGTCCCTTTGCACTCGAAAAGTAAAGGCACTTTGCTTATTCGGAATATTAACTATATAAAATAATTATGAACGCTAAAATCTCAGTCTTAACGCTAAATCGGATTTTGTTAATTATGCTGTTTGCCGTTTTACCGGGAATAGCTTTTGCACAAAGTACAGTTAAAGGTAAAGTGACCGATAAAACGGGTTCTCCTTTAATTGGTGCAACAGTTTCGGTTAAGAACACAACAGTTGGTGTAATCACAGACTTAAATGGTGAATACAGCTTAACCACAAAAAACAACCTTACAAGTAAGAATATTCTTGTATTTAAGTTTATTGGTTACAAAACGAAAGAAGTTGCTTTTAAAAATACAGTTATTAATGTAGAGCTTGAAGATGAAGCAACTCAACTTGATAACGTAGTTGTAACCGCTTTGGGAATTAAACGTGAAGAACGTGGACTAGGTTATTCCACACAGACAGTGAATGGAGACATGATAACGGGTGCAATGCCTAATAACTGGTCGTCGGCACTTAGTGGTAAAGTAGCCGGTCTTAGTATCGCTTCTCCAGGTGGTCCGCTTGGTTCCACACGTATCTCATTACGAGGCGATGTTTCTTTGAATCAAGATGGAAATAATGCATTGATAGTAGTCGACGGAGTTCCAATGAGTAGCCCGATGAGTAATCCGGGTGTGGCTTATGGAGCAGGTTCATCATCCGAACTATCAGTCGATTATGGTAACGGGTTCTCTGATATCAATCCCGAAGATATTGATAATATTCAGGTTCTGAAAGGTGCCAGTGCAACAGCGCTTTATGGAACACGTGCCGCCAATGGTGTGATTATGGTCACCACAAAATCGGGAAGCAGTGCAAAGAAAGGTATTGGGGTTACGTTCAATTCAAACTTCAGCATGGACGATGTGATGAGATGGCCCGATTACCAATATGAGTTTGGACAAGGTTTACCAAGCAATATAGGTAAAGAAGGAACCGATTATGCCGGACAGTTGTACTATTCTTATGGAACAGGTAATGGCAATAGCAGTACCAGTGGAACAAGTAGTGCCTATGGTGCCCGGTCTGATGCCAACCAACTTTATTACCAATACGATCCTGTGACTCAGACACGTGCAACTACTGCCACTCCATGGGTCCCTTATAAAGACAATAG is part of the uncultured Bacteroides sp. genome and encodes:
- a CDS encoding glycoside hydrolase family 28 protein, whose translation is MKRFLYCFLLIIFITAHGEAKVNQWDKMKEVYENIPLPTFPDKTYLITDYYNGTDSLYTSAINKAISVCSAQGGGVVVIPDGVYKTAPIRMKSNVNLHLSDKTVLRFTTDYNLFDTVLTRIEGIDCYNISPLIYAYGETNMAITGNGVMDGMATEANWFSKERISGVVLDNGKKVAEKTVLYEMKEDSVPFEKRVFKGKTGMRPQFINLYKCKNVLLEGFTLNRSPFWLIHPLLSENITVRKVKMQSHGYNNDGCDPESCKNILIEDCDFDTGDDCIAIKSGRDEDGRYWNIPSENIIVRNCRMKDGHAGVAMGSEITGGCYNVWVENCLMDSPNLSRIIRIKSNAIRGGEVKNVYVRNITVGQCDESILGMEMKYWHVDDGPYPPYFHNIYLENIKSNKSRYLLHLDGFANKIQARDIFIKNCDFQGITVPEINAVTGVSNIHFENVKVNGKDYKGM
- a CDS encoding acetylxylan esterase; amino-acid sequence: MKKLFTCITVLFCLLAVPALAENYPYQNNVLWVTTPNHADWLYKTGEKATVTVAVYEYGILQDGLQVSYSIGQDELDPDAKGTVTLKGGKAEIALGTMKNPGFRDCQMSVKLKGRTFNHHIKVGFSPEKLEPYTQMPKDFKEFWKTALDGQTKCPMNPEVKYVSEFSSDKVDCYLVKLQCYKPGQFIYGYLTKPKNAGKYPVVVCPPGAGVKHMDPTKTLFYAESGCIRFDMEIHGIDPSLSAEVYKDITRAFGDHHPNGYLANGINDRDTYYMKKVYLACVRAVDYLCSQPEWDGKNVIAQGGSQGGALSLIVTALDPRITLCVANHPALADMAAYAEKGRTGGYPHFVRKYQGIELTPEVIKTLSYYDVVNFARCIKVPVFMTWGYNDNVCPPTTSYSVYNVLSCPKEALLTPVNEHWVSTETRYDQLDWIKKHLK
- a CDS encoding S41 family peptidase — protein: MKKIYAFLFVTMLTICAWGQNNPLWLRYTAISPDGKSILFTYKGDIYSVPSDGGVAYPLTISESYEYCPVWSKDGKSIAFAADRYGNFDVYVMPATGGEAKRLTFHSGNEVPTTFTADNMDVLFSAYRQDLVTNAQFPISLINELYSVPVAGGKVSQVLTTPALNATITSTGNKLIFDDVKGYENLWRKHHTSSIAHDIWSYDYSNKQFTKLTQFNGEDRNPVFDSNNNDFYYLSEQNGSFNVFKSSLSNPSSNQALTHLSNHPVRFLTSSANNTLCFSYNGEIYTLKPGSEPQKVNITIANDGRTPIEKNMQVNSNFTEARLSPNGKEFVYVFRGEIFVSSIEGGITKRITNTPWQERSVSFSPDGRSLVYAAEKDNSWNIYTTTIARKEEPYFYVSTTLKEEPVITTDAEEFQPEFSPDGKEVAYLENRVVLKVINLKSKKTRTIMTADKNYSYADGDQYYKWSPDGKWFLVQFGYPERVMHPAIGLVASDGKGQIQDLTLSGYYSFTPKWVMDGKAMIWASTRDGAFQQGGNPISGDVYAMFFSKEAFDRSNLSKEEFALLREQEDKDKKKDKDKEKEKKDSLKKEIEIDWVNLTERKKKITTHTSSANDWILSKDGEKLFYLTSFEKGNDLWVTELRTKETKILAKLGVRNPSMELSTDGKFIFLLADGKAMKVNTESGKSETLKTNGEMMLNKTAENNYIFDHAWRQLKEKFYVESLHGVDWDFYYKEYKRFLPYLTNNYDFSEMLSEMLGELNASHTGSGYRNYQSLTDQTASLGVFFDYGYTGKGLRIAEVIEQGPLDKAVSKVIAGTIIEKIDGQSTDSIDFYQLLNRKVDKLILLSVYNPSTNKRWEESVKPISSGEEGELLYKRWVKNRRNEVEELSNGKVGYIHVRSMDDESMRTVVEEALGRNIGKQALIIDTRFNGGGNIHEQLSDFLNGKNYCDIIPHGQYVGSEPQNKWKKPSIVLMGESNYSDAHLFPVAYKLKGVGKTLGMPVPGTGTFVWWETQIDPTIYFGIPMGGWRTPDGKFCENNQMEPDIKVTNSPDIMSSGRDQQIEAAVKELMKK